The following proteins come from a genomic window of Salvia hispanica cultivar TCC Black 2014 chromosome 4, UniMelb_Shisp_WGS_1.0, whole genome shotgun sequence:
- the LOC125223591 gene encoding amino acid transporter AVT1H, which produces MTERQREVGDKESCFAEDEKAQADDRTTSSFLHAVINMVGMLIGLGQLSTPYALENGGWASTFLLVGLGSVCAYTSCLLGKCMHKNPKSRDYKDIGYDAFGSKGRIIATTFIYLEIFMALVSYTISLHDNLANVFTTFTLSSSHLSSSQLLALIAVLVALPSLWLRDLSYISFLSSAGILLSLLIFTSVAYTAVSGAIRAHRYIPVLHISKIPAISGLYMFSFAGHIVFPNLYNSMNDPSKFTKVSIVSFSMVTVLYTALGFMGAKMFGPQVSSQITLSMPRNLVVTKIALWATVLTPMTKYALEFAPFAMQLEQSLPPSFKSRTRMIIRGTVGSILLLIILVLALTVPYFEHVLSLTGSLVSVGICIIFPCAFYTRIFWRQISTRLLLLNLVLITFGATLGAFGTFSSSRSLIISLQRGHTS; this is translated from the exons ATGACGGAGCGGCAGCGTGAAGTCGGCGATAAGGAAAGTTGTTTCGCAGAAGACGAGAAGGCCCAAGCCGATGATCGAACCACCAGCTCTTTTCTTCATGCGGTCATCAACATGGTTGGAATGCTCATTG GTTTGGGACAACTATCAACTCCCTATGCATTGGAAAATGGAGGGTGGGCATCAACATTCCTACTAGTAGGACTTGGATCGGTGTGTGCCTACACTTCCTGCCTACTTGGGAAATGCATGCACAAAAACCCTAAATCAAGAGACTACAAAGACATAGGGTATGATGCATTTGGATCAAAAGGAAGAATCATAGCAACTACTTTCATCTACCTAGAGATTTTCATGGCCCTTGTCTCCTACACCATCTCACTCCACGACAACCTCGCCAACGTCTTCACTACCTTCACTCTGAGCTCGAGCCATCTCTCCTCATCTCAGCTGTTGGCGCTGATCGCTGTCCTGGTCGCACTTCCGAGCTTGTGGCTAAGGGATCTTTCCTATATCTCTTTCCTCTCGAGTGCAGGCATCCTCCTCTCTCTTCTGATCTTCACGAGCGTGGCCTACACCGCGGTTTCTGGAGCCATCCGAGCTCACCGCTACATTCCAGTTCTGCACATAAGCAAAATTCCTGCAATTTCAGGGCTCTATATGTTCAGCTTTGCTGGTCACATAGTTTTCCCCAATCTGTACAATTCCATGAATGATCCTTCCAAATTCACTAAG GTATCCATTGTGAGCTTCTCAATGGTGACAGTGCTGTACACAGCATTAGGGTTCATGGGAGCCAAGATGTTTGGCCCTCAAGTGAGTTCACAGATCACCCTGAGCATGCCTCGCAATCTCGTTGTCACGAAGATTGCTCTGTGGGCGACCGTGCTAACGCCCATGACAAAATATGCACTTGAATTTGCGCCATTTGCCATGCAGCTGGAGCAAAGCCTCCCTCCCTCGTTCAAATCCAGAACGAGGATGATCATACGGGGGACAGTGGGCTCGATTCTACTGCTCATCATACTTGTGCTCGCACTCACCGTGCCATACTTCGAGCACGTCCTCAGCCTCACGGGCTCCCTAGTCAGTGTcggaatttgtataatttttccaTGTGCTTTCTATACCAGGATATTCTGGAGACAGATTTCGACACGTCTGCTGCTGCTTAATCTCGTGCTCATAACATTTGGTGCAACTTTGGGAGCATTCGGAACCTTTTCATCTTCAAGATCTCTCATCATAAGTTTGCAGAGAGGGCATACTTCCTAG
- the LOC125222535 gene encoding tetratricopeptide repeat protein 27 homolog: MAANDAVLLRSLELRLLRCSIPSDAVELLQSPIEPSPEFPHLHSLLNDVVLLIESGEYRQALASSSASEALFSSLHLDSLDSAQRFYSELLPECVSSFLNVSGSEDSVELGYKALIVMAIAVASLLAFNQCNLTGPSVSVPLMPLAKLSITEYKKVGDEWMEWEAWAHKELMSVGSDLCAKFSNLQYLIFGKTLLLKMKDALFEESLSSIDGIRSTSWWLARALFLHQKLLDERSSSLFDLLQVCKNESFSYLGTLEKIEEYWCPNEDCSTILSLLQLEAGMVELYYGRVDTSKRHFELAAEVSNFNFYLTGALGFRTVHQVEPKAQLLLVTGTNNGSAKSSSNTNSPPAQSSENEASDILMTPRFAVDEKNSESVEQDAKQHSVAATSLTATQQALILAQCLLVEKKARNDEMQKWEMAPYIEAIDSQSPSPFMLRCFCNLLRVRWESSRSRTKQRSLMMMEQLVEGVYNHSPGPGVAERLYYCFGMNMPPIPALRKEYGDLLVSCGLIGEALKIYEDLELWDNLIYCYQLMDKKAAAVELIKKRLCEKPSDPRLWCSLGDVTNDDASYEKALEVSGRRSARAYRSLARSAYNRGEYEKSKILWESAMGLNSLYPDGWFALGAAALKSKDVDKALDAFTRAVQLDPENGEAWNNIACLHMVKKRSKEAFIAFKEALKLKRESWQMWENYSQVAVDIGNLSQAMEAVQKVLDLTNKKRCDSGLLERIMLEIEERTLNSQSESNVANSDSSHTDPANVSSNVANANGGAHGLQIDSARSREAEHLIELIGKILRQIVQSGGNADIWGLYARWHKLKGDLAMCSEALLKQVRSYQGSDLWKDKDRFVKFANASLELCKVYQELALRGNSRRELFAAEMHLKSTIKQAIDLSNTKEYGDLVACLEDVQRVLKAT, translated from the exons ATGGCAGCAAACGACGCCGTTCTCCTCCGCTCTCTGGAGCTCCGCCTCCTCCGCTGCTCTATACCCTCCGACGCCGTGGAATTGCTGCAATCGCCAATCGAACCCTCGCCTGAATTTCCTCACCTACACTCTCTCCTAAACGACGTCGTGCTTCTAATAGAATCAGGCGAGTATCGTCAAGCCCTCGCCTCCTCATCCGCTTCTGAAGCCTTATTTTCCAGTCTCCATCTCGACTCGCTCGATTCCGCTCAACGCTTCTACTCCGAGCTGCTCCCCGAGTGCGTCAGCTCGTTTTTGAATGTCAGCGGCAGCGAGGATTCAGTGGAATTGGGTTATAAAGCGTTGATTGTGATGGCTATCGCGGTTGCTTCTTTGCTTGCCTTCAATCAGTGTAACCTTACAGG GCCATCGGTTAGTGTTCCTTTGATGCCACTTGCAAAATTGTCGATCACTGAGTATAAAAAAGTTGGTGATGAATGGATGGAGTGGGAAGCATGGGCACACAAGGAACTCATGTCTGTTGGTTCTGACCTTTGTGCCAAATTCTCTAACTTGCAG TACTTAATTTTCGGAAAGACTCTTCTGCTCAAGATGAAAGATGCCCTATTTGAAGAAAGTCTTTCTTCCATAGATGGAATAAGAAGCACATCCTGGTGGCTGGCCAGAGCTTTGTTCTTGCATCAAAAGTTGTTGGATGAACGTTCATCTTCTCTTTTTGATCTGTTACAAGTctgtaaaaatgaaagtttctCGTATTTGGGCACCTTAGAGAAGATTGAAGAGTATTGGTGTCCGAATGAAGACTGTTCTACTATCCTGTCTCTCCTCCAGCTAGAAGCAGGGATGGTGGAACTTTATTATGGGCGTGTAGATACTTCCAA GCGGCACTTTGAATTGGCTGCAGAGGTGTCCAACTTTAACTTTTATCTGACTGGTGCTCTGGGATTTCGGACTGTGCATCAG GTGGAGCCAAAAGCACAGCTTCTTCTTGTTACTGGAACGAATAATGGAAGTGCCAAGTCCAGCAGTAATACCAATTCCCCACCTGCACAATCTTCTGAAAATGAAGCTTCTGATATATTAATGACCCCCAGATTCGCAGTAGATGAGAAAAACTCTGAAAGTGTTGAGCAGGATGCTAAACAGCATTCTGTTGCAGCCACTTCATTGACTGCAACACAGCAGGCGTTAATTCTGGCACAATGTCTTTTGGTTGAAAAAAAAGCGCGCAATGATGAAATGCAAA AGTGGGAAATGGCTCCATATATAGAGGCTATTGATTCTCAGAGTCCATCTCCATTCATG CTTCGGTGTTTTTGCAACTTATTGCGTGTCCGATGGGAATCAAGTCGTAGTAGAACAAAACAGCGATCATTGATGATGATGGAACAACTG GTGGAAGGTGTATACAATCATTCTCCTGGTCCTGGAGTTGCTGAAAGATTATATTACTGCTTTGGAATGAATATGCCTCCGATTCCTGCACTACGCAA GGAATATGGTGATCTTTTGGTAAGTTGTGGCTTGATTGGGGAAGCTCTTAAGATTTATGAGGATCTTGAGCTATGGGATAATCTGATATACTGTTACCAGCTAATGGATAAGAAAGCAGCAGCTGTTGAACTCATCAAGAAACGCCTATGTGAAAAGCCATCTGACCCAAGGTTATGGTGCTCTCTTGGTGATGTTACAAATGACGATGCTTCCTATGAGAAGGCTCTTGAAGTCTCGGGACGACGTTCTGCGCGAGCATATCGTTCTCTTGCTCGCTCTGCCTACAACCGAGGAGAGTATGAGAAGTCAAAAATCTTATGGGAGTCTGCTATGGGTTTGAATTCTTTGTATCCAGATGGCTGGTTTGCGCTTGGTGCTGCTGCCTTAAAGTCTAAGGATGTTGATAAAGCACTGGATGCTTTTACACGTGCAGTTCAACTTGATCCTGAAAACGGAGAGGCTTGGAATAATATTGCTTGTTTACATATGGTGAAGAAGAGAAGTAAGGAGGCTTTCATTGCATTTAAAGAAGCACTAAAGCTGAAGCGAGAGAGCTGGCAAATGTGGGAGAACTATAGCCAAGTTGCTGTTGATATTGGAAACTTAAGCCAGGCGATGGAAGCTGTACAAAAGGTGCTGGACTTGACTAATAAGAAACGATGCGACTCTGGGTTGTTAGAAAGAATCATGCTCGAAATTGAAGAACGCACATTGAATAGTCAGTCAGAGTCTAATGTGGCAAATAGTGATAGTAGTCATACTGACCCTGCCAATGTTAGCTCAAATGTTGCTAATGCCAATGGAGGAGCACATGGTTTGCAAATTGACTCTGCCAGAAGCAGGGAAGCTGAGCACCTAATTGAATTGATTGGCAAAATCTTAAGACAGATTGTTCAAAGTGGTGGAAATGCTGACATATGGGGATTATATGCTAGGTGGCACAAACTGAAAGGAGATCTCGCAATGTGCTCCGAGGCTCTACTTAAGCAAGTTAGATCATATCAAGGATCAGATTTGTGGAAGGACAAGGATCGATTTGTGAAATTTGCAAATGCTTCCTTGGAACTGTGCAAGGTGTATCAGGAACTTGCTTTGCGTGGCAACAGCCGTAGAGAACTGTTTGCTGCTGAGATGCATTTGAAGAGTACAATAAAACAAGCTATAGATCTTTCTAACACTAAAGAATATGGAGATCTTGTAGCTTGCCTTGAAGACGTACAACGGGTGCTGAAAGCTACATGA
- the LOC125223593 gene encoding 15-cis-zeta-carotene isomerase, chloroplastic has product MSSSILLSHPLSPHLHLPKPKFCPSIASKPSNFELKNVSLRRPLNSSSTDAPRKLRNLVLARVAETEAERSEASSSLIGEDSAEFVLSEQKISSWVYFTLVLGVVLYILDVVWIDNSTGFGKAFVDAVSSVSGSPEVVMLALVSIFALVHSGLASLRDVGEKLIGERAFRVLFAGVSLPLAVTTVVYFINHRYDGVQLWQLQGTPGLHELVWFANFVSFLFLYPSTFNLLEVAAVDKPKMHLWETGIMRITRHPQMVGQVIWCLAHTIWIGNSVTAAASVGLIAHHLFGVWNGDRRLAIRYGEAFEAVKSRTSVIPFAAILDGRQKLPEDYYKEFLRLPYISITALTLGAYFAHPLMQAASFGLHW; this is encoded by the exons ATGTCGAGCTCCATCTTGCTCTCCCACCCTCTCTCCCCACACCTTCATCTCCCAAAACCCAAATTCTGTCCCTCAATAGCCTCAAAGCCCTCCAATTTCGAGCTCAAAAATGTTTCCCTGCGCCGCCCCTTGAATTCCAGCTCCACCGATGCCCCTCGCAAGCTCAGGAATCTCGTGCTAGCGCGAGTGGCGGAAACTGAGGCCGAGAGAAGTGAAGCCTCTTCCTCCCTGATTGGCGAGGATTCTGCGGAATTCGTGTTGTCTGAGCAGAAGATTTCTTCCTGGGTTTATTTCACGCTAGTTTTGGGCGTCGTGCTGTACATTCTCGACGTGGTTTGGATCGACAACTCCACCGGCTTCGGTAAAGCATTCGTCGACGCTGTTTCGAGCGTTTCCGGCAGCCCCGAG GTTGTGATGTTGGCTCTTGTTTCGATATTTGCATTGGTCCACAGTGGCTTAGCTAGCCTGAGGGACGTGGGTGAGAAACTCATTGGAGAACGAGCTTTCCGTGTTTTATTCGCAGGCGTGTCTCTTCCGTTAGCTGTTACTACTGTT GTTTATTTCATCAACCACAGATATGATGGTGTGCAGTTGTGGCAACTTCAGGGTACTCCTGGGCTACACGAGCTTGTTTGGTTCGCCAACTTCGTTTCCTTCTTATTCCTTTATCCTTCGACCTTCAACCTGTTAGAGGTTGCAGCAGTTGACAAGCCCAAGATGCATCTCTGGGAAACTGGAATAATGAGAATAACTAGGCACCCACAG ATGGTAGGGCAAGTAATCTGGTGCCTTGCTCACACAATTTGGATAGGGAATTCAGTTACAGCCGCAGCTTCTGTGGGTTTGATTGCGCACCATCTCTTTGGTGTTTGGAACGGAGACCGGAGATTGGCCATACGATACGGTGAAGCTTTTGAAGCTGTTAAGAGTAGGACTAGTGTGATTCCTTTTGCAGCTATTCTCGATGGGCGTCAGAAGCTACCAGAGGACTACTACAAGGAATTCCTCCGGTTGCCGTATATCTCAATAACAGCCTTGACATTAGGGGCGTACTTTGCTCACCCACTGATGCAGGCTGCCAGCTTTGGTCTACATTGGTAG
- the LOC125219414 gene encoding uncharacterized protein LOC125219414 — protein METSCAYARCSCSLSAAQFSVVPQYNVFLPLPTSRKLRQHMLLPVVAVAKKDLRGSVNDTEPSTSDDGGGKSAKGSGTTARGRRLLKVREEKRKRDQERLHNYPAWAKVLEDACRNDSELRAVLGDSIGNPDLMRKRVEERVRTRGRNITKSKSGSVLAFKVSFRDFNPLDSYIWFELYGSPSDRDVDLLGSVIQSWYVMGRLGAFNTANLQLANSSMEHDPLYDADKGFKVMPSSFHDISDVEFQDNWGRVWVDLGTADIFSIDVLLNCLTVLSSEYLGIQQVVFGGRKLGDWEEGMTSTEFGYKSFKI, from the exons ATGGAGACGTCCTGTGCATATGCACGATGTTCATGCTCACTGTCAGCGGCTCAGTTTTCTGTGGTACCTCAATATAATGTATTCCTTCCTCTTCCTACTAGTAGGAAGCTGCGGCAGCATATGCTGCTTCCTGTAGTAGCAGTGGCGAAGAAGGATCTTAGAGGGAGTGTCAATGACACAGAGCCGAGTACGAGCGATGATGGTGGTGGAAAGTCTGCCAAAGGGTCAGGGACGACGGCAAGAGGGCGCCGTTTGTTGAAAGTTCGGGAGGAAAAGCGGAAGCGTGATCAGGAGCGGCTCCACAATTATCCTGCTTGGGCAAA GGTACTGGAAGATGCGTGTAGAAATGATTCCGAGCTTAGAGCTGTTCTGGGAGATAGTATTGGTAATCCTGACCTCATGAGAAAACGA GTTGAAGAAAGGGTTCGGACGAGGGGcagaaatatcacaaaatctAAATCCGGATCTGTCCTTGCATTCAAAGTTAGCTTTAGAGA TTTTAATCCTCTTGATTCATACATATGGTTTGAGTTATACGGATCCCCTTCTGATCGAGATGTTGACCTTCTTGGCAGT GTGATTCAATCATGGTATGTGATGGGCCGTTTAGGTGCGTTTAATACAGCCAACTTACAG TTAGCTAACTCATCGATGGAGCACGACCCCCTCTATGACGCGGACAAGGGATTCAAGGTGATGCCTTCATCGTTCCATGATATAAGCGATGTTGAATTCCAAGATAACTGGGGCAGAGTCTG GGTGGACCTTGGCACGGCTGATATCTTTTCAATCGACGTGCTTCTTAACTGCTTGACTGTATTGAGCTCAGA ATATTTGGGCATACAACAGGTGGTTTTCGGGGGTAGGAAACTCGGAGACTGGGAAGAAGGGATGACAAGCACTGAATTTGGGTATAAATCCttcaaaatatga